TATTCAGGGATTCACATTTCCCGGCATTTTTTTGTTATGAAGATATCGCGCTAATTCCTGAAATATTGAAAAAAGCAGTCAACGTCTATTTCTGCCAGCGACCTTTTTATATTTACATCAAGCAAGCTCATAGTCTTTCCAGTGCATTATCGGCAGAAAAACTTGAGTTAAAGGCGCAAGCATTATTAATGATGGATGCTGAATTTGGCAGCTACTGGCGTCATCTGACCGCTATTCATGTGGTTCAGTTATTATATAAACATAAAAAACAGTTATCAAAAGCATCGCAGGATGCGATGTACGATATTCTGCGTCAAACCTCAACCTCGAAATTTTTCCTTAGCTCCAGGGTCAGATTAAGCATAAAGAAAAAATATCTTATTCTTAAGTTGAAGATTCGTTAAATAGATTCCAGCCCATAAAAAATTAATGAGCTGGAATTGATGCTGGCTGACTTATGACTGGAGAAGTTCGCTTAGTCTGGCATATACCACAGCAGATAAAACTGAAGACAAATTATTATCCTCAGCTTTCAAACTATACTGATTCTTTCCATAACCACCAATCAGCCCCGGATCTGTCGGACCGTACAAGGTAATATTTGGACGATCCAGTGCTGCCGTCAGGTGGCTCAACCCCGTATCCACCGACACAACCGCACGCGCACCAGCCAGCTGACGGGCAACCTGCTCCAGCGTCAGACGCGGCAGTACCTCGACATGGTCAAACCCTTCAGCGAGGCGCAGAGCGCGTTGATGTTCATGCTCAGCCCCCCAGGGCAACTTCACGCGTAACCCGGTGGGTTGCACTAACTCAATCAGCTCACGCCAGTGAGTTTCCGGCCAATGTTTGTTGTCACGCGTTGTCGCATGCAAAAACACCAGATACTGCCCGGCATCTGCCGGAAGCTCCGTGAGAAAATGCCCTGCAATCGCATAATCACCCTGAGTCGCAGGTTTTTCATAGCCTAGGCTTTTCGCGAACAATTCACGCGTGCGTTCTACCGCATGTTGCTGCTTGTTGATTTCATGGCGTTTGTCGTACCACCAGCTGGCAAAGGGTTCACGGACACTGCGGCTATCCTGCCCATGTTTCACCCCTTTCGCCAGACGGGTGACCAGCGCAGCGCTTTTAATCAGCCCCTGTGCGTCAATCACCACGTCATACTCGCGCGCCTGTAACTCACGCTTAAACAACACGCGTTCTTCGCGTTGCTGGCTACCGAACCAATGCTTACGCCAGCGACGAATCCCCACTGGCAGCACTTTATCTACTGCCGGATGCCACGCCGGGATTTGGGCAAAATTTTCTTCCACAACCCAATCAAAACGAATGCCAGGAATCGCCTGCATTGCATCGGTCAACGCAGGCAGTGAGTGCAGGACATCGCCCATAGAAGAAGTTTTAACAATCAGGACGTGCATGTTTACTCCTGCGCCGCGTTGAGCAAAGCGCTTAATTCCTGATGCACGCGCGTGGGCTGAATGTCGATCAGGCTTTGATGATAGCCCTGTTCGGCATCGCCTTTGCGGACTTTGTGATAACCGGTGATCAGGCGAATAACGCGAGCCTGATGCGACAGTGGCGGGGTGAAATCGGGGCTGCTGGGGCCATACAATGCCACCAGCGGGCGGTTAAGTGCGGCTGCAATATGCATCAGGCCGGAATCGTTGCTAACCACCGCAGCACAGTTCGCCAGCAGAATGACCGCCTGCTCCAGCTGCGTTTCACCCGCCAGATTTTTACAGTGCGTACGTGCCACCTCGGGCAGGGTCTGAATAATGGTATCGCCAGTCTCGCGATCTTTGGCCGAACCAAACAGCACCACCTGATAACCTTCACCGATCAGCTGTTCCGCCAGCGCGGCATAATGATAATGCGGCCAGCGCTTTGCCGGACCGAACTCCGCACCTGGGCAGAAGCCAATCGCTGGACGATCGGCAGAGAGCGCAAACTGTGCAGCCGTCATGCGCTTCTCTTCTTCCTCCACCCTCAGCTGCGGCCACAACAAGGGTTGCGGCAACTGCTGCGCCGAGGCAACGGGTTTATCGTAGCCAAGCGCCACATAACGCTCGACCATCAGCGGAAACGCGGCTTTATCCAGCACGCGCACATCATTCAGCACGCCGTAGCGCATCTCCCCACGCCAGCCGATGCGGCGTTTAATACCGGCAAAAAACGGTACCAGCGCCGATTTGAAAGAGTTCGGCAGCACATAGGCGCGATCGTAACCGCTGGCCTGCAAGGTTTTGCCCAGACGGCGACGCTCACCCAGCGCCAGTGCGCCATGACCGAGTGGCATTGCCAGTGCCTGATTCACTTCCGGCATACGTGACAGCAGCGGACGGCACCAGGCAGGTGCCATGACATCAATAACAGCCTCAGGATGCTCAGCCTTGAGCGTGCGATAGAGACTTTGCGACATCATCATATCGCCGACCCAGGACGGGCCAATAACCAGAATTTTCATCGCTGCTGCCGATTTCCTTATGCGTTACGGTTCAGCCAGGCCATATATTCCGCAACACCAACGGCCACGGTTTTGAACGGTTTGTCATAACCTGCGGCACGCAGTTTAGTCAGATCCGCCTGGGTATATGCCTGGTAACGGCCTTTCAGCTTGTCCGGGAACGGGATGTATTCAATCTCGCCTTGCTGATGGAATTTCAGCACCGCATCAGCCACTTCCTGGAAAGATTCCGCACGACCGGTTCCGCAGTTGTAAATGCCGGAGACACCGTTTTCCCAGCACCACAGATTCACCGCGGCAACGTCATCAACGTGGATAAAGTCGCGACGGAAATCGTCACTGCCTTCAAACAGCTTGGGGTTTTCGCCATTGCTGATTTGCGTGTTGAGATGGAAAGCCACGCTCGCCATGCTGCCTTTATGGCCTTCACGCGGACCGTAGACGTTAAAGTAACGGAAACCACATACCGGTGAATCCGCTTCCGGCAGAATCTGGCGCACATAATGGTCGAACAACATTTTGGAGTAGCCATAAACATTCAGTGGCTGCTCGTACTGACGTTCTTCGATGAAGTTGTCGTTGCGGCCGCCGTAGGTGGCTGCGGAAGAGGCATACAGGAACGGAATTTCACGATCGAGGCAGAAGTGCAGCAGATCTTTGGAATACTGATAGTTGTTATCCATCATGTACTTGCCGTCCCACTCGGTGGTGGACGAGCAGGCGCCTTCATGGAATACCGCTTCGATCGGCCCCAGATCTTCCCCGGACATGATGTAGCTGAGGAATTCCTCTTTATCCATGTAATCAGAGATGTCCAGATCCGCCAGATTCACGAACTTGGTGCCATCCTTCAGATTATCCACTACCAGAATGTCGGTATGACCGCGATCGTTCAACGCCTTGACGATGTTGCTGCCAATCATGCCAGCGCCAC
This genomic stretch from Pantoea cypripedii harbors:
- the rfaC gene encoding lipopolysaccharide heptosyltransferase RfaC, with protein sequence MHVLIVKTSSMGDVLHSLPALTDAMQAIPGIRFDWVVEENFAQIPAWHPAVDKVLPVGIRRWRKHWFGSQQREERVLFKRELQAREYDVVIDAQGLIKSAALVTRLAKGVKHGQDSRSVREPFASWWYDKRHEINKQQHAVERTRELFAKSLGYEKPATQGDYAIAGHFLTELPADAGQYLVFLHATTRDNKHWPETHWRELIELVQPTGLRVKLPWGAEHEHQRALRLAEGFDHVEVLPRLTLEQVARQLAGARAVVSVDTGLSHLTAALDRPNITLYGPTDPGLIGGYGKNQYSLKAEDNNLSSVLSAVVYARLSELLQS
- the rfaF gene encoding ADP-heptose--LPS heptosyltransferase RfaF → MKILVIGPSWVGDMMMSQSLYRTLKAEHPEAVIDVMAPAWCRPLLSRMPEVNQALAMPLGHGALALGERRRLGKTLQASGYDRAYVLPNSFKSALVPFFAGIKRRIGWRGEMRYGVLNDVRVLDKAAFPLMVERYVALGYDKPVASAQQLPQPLLWPQLRVEEEEKRMTAAQFALSADRPAIGFCPGAEFGPAKRWPHYHYAALAEQLIGEGYQVVLFGSAKDRETGDTIIQTLPEVARTHCKNLAGETQLEQAVILLANCAAVVSNDSGLMHIAAALNRPLVALYGPSSPDFTPPLSHQARVIRLITGYHKVRKGDAEQGYHQSLIDIQPTRVHQELSALLNAAQE
- the rfaD gene encoding ADP-glyceromanno-heptose 6-epimerase; the encoded protein is MIIVTGGAGMIGSNIVKALNDRGHTDILVVDNLKDGTKFVNLADLDISDYMDKEEFLSYIMSGEDLGPIEAVFHEGACSSTTEWDGKYMMDNNYQYSKDLLHFCLDREIPFLYASSAATYGGRNDNFIEERQYEQPLNVYGYSKMLFDHYVRQILPEADSPVCGFRYFNVYGPREGHKGSMASVAFHLNTQISNGENPKLFEGSDDFRRDFIHVDDVAAVNLWCWENGVSGIYNCGTGRAESFQEVADAVLKFHQQGEIEYIPFPDKLKGRYQAYTQADLTKLRAAGYDKPFKTVAVGVAEYMAWLNRNA